A single genomic interval of Zonotrichia albicollis isolate bZonAlb1 chromosome 33, bZonAlb1.hap1, whole genome shotgun sequence harbors:
- the SMUG1 gene encoding single-strand selective monofunctional uracil DNA glycosylase isoform X2, whose translation MEREEEEEEAEEGAGAAAEEGAGAAGADDAGAEDDEDDEDDEDDEEGVAGRFLALQRALSERLRALPPPGPPVAVVYAPLEYAWELHRSFVRRFLRSPKAVLFLGMNPGPFGMAQTGVPFGEAWHVREWLRVSGSVLRPPHEHPKRPVLGLRCPRAEVSGARFWGLIRSLCPDPRAFFRHCFVHNLCPLLFLAASGRNVAPPELRAAERERLLAPCGAALAAAVRALRVRLVVALGRVAELRARRALRDAGMAVPVAWIPHPSPRNPRANRGWEGEARERLRELGVLRLLGVRDGGDAGTEGLELLGTGENGAGGSLDQLDQFGTGKNGAGGSLDQLGTGESGAGGSLDQLGTGENGAGGSLGQFGTGENGAGGSLDQFGTGKNGAGGSLDQFGAGENGVGGSLPQFGTGENGVGGHLDQLGTGENGAGGSLDQFGTGECGVGGSLPQFGTGESGAGGGLDQFGTGECGVGGGLDQFGTGENGAGGSLDQLGTGENGVGASLDQFGTGEKGMRGSLPQFGTGESRVGGAPGPAGNWERGVWGGPGPV comes from the exons ATggagcgggaggaggaggaggaggaggcggaggaaggagccggggctgcggcTGAGGAAGGAGCGGGGGCTGCGGGAGCCGATGATGCTGGTgctgaggatgatgaggatgatgaggatgatgaggatgatgaggaagGCGTGGCGGGCCGGTTCCTGGCGCTCCAGCGCGCTCTCTCCGAGCGGCTccgggcgctgccgccgccgggCCCGCCCGTGGCCGTGGTGTACGCGCCGCTCGAGTACGCGTGGGAGCTGCACCGGAGCTTCGTGCGCCGCTTCCTGCGCTCGCCCAAGGCCGTGCTGTTCCTGGGCATGAACCCCGGGCCCTTCGGGATGGCACAGACCGGG GTGCCGTTCGGCGAGGCGTGGCACGTCCGCGAGTGGCTGCGGGTGTCGGGCTCGGTGCTGCGGCCGCCCCACGAGCACCCCAAGCGCCCGGTGCTGGGGCTGCGCTGCCCGCGGGCCGAGGTGAGCGGCGCCCGCTTCTGGGGGCTCATCCGCAGCCTCTGCCCCGACCCCCGCGCCTTCTTCCGCCACTGCTTCGTGCACAACCTCTGCCCGCTGCTCTTCCTCGCCGCCTCGGGCCGCAACGTGGCCCCTCCGGAGCTGCGGGCGGCGGAGCGGGAGCGGCTGCTGGCGCCGTGCGGGGCCGCGCTCGCCGCCGCcgtgcgggcgctgcgggtGCGCCTGGTGGTGGCGCTGGGCCGCGTGGCCGAGCTGCGGGCGCGCCGGGCGCTGCGGGACGCGGGCATGGCCGTGCCCGTGGCCTGGATCCCGCACCCGTCCCCGCGGAACCCCCGCGCCAACCGCGGCTGGGAGGGGGAGGCGCGGGAGAGGCTgcgggagctgggggtgctgcggCTCTTGGGGGTGCGGGACGGGGGGGATGCAGGGACGGAAGGGTTGGAGCTGTTGGGGactggggaaaatggggctggggggtccctggACCAGTTGGACCAGTTTGGgactgggaaaaatggggctggggggtccctggACCAGTTGGGGACTGGGGaaagtggggctggggggagccTGGACCAGTTGGGGactggggaaaatggggctggggggtccctgggccAGTTTGGGactggggaaaatggggctggggggagccTGGACCAGTTTGGgactgggaaaaatggggctggggggtcctTGGATCAGTTTGGGGCTGGGGAAAATGGAGTTGGAGGGTCCTTGCCCCAGTTTGGGACTGGGGAAAATGGAGTTGGGGGGCACCTGGACCAGTTGGGGactggggaaaatggggctggggggagccTGGACCAGTTTGGGACTGGGGAATGTGGAGTTGGAGGGTCCTTGCCCCAGTTTGGGACTGGGGAaagtggggctggagggggccTGGACCAGTTTGGAACTGGGGAATGTGGAGTTGGAGGGGGCCTGGACCAGTTTGGAactggggaaaatggggctggggggagccTGGACCAGTTGGGGACTGGGGAAAATGGAGTTGGGGCATCCCTGGACCAGTTTGGGACTGGGGAAAAGGGGATGAGGGGGTCCCTGCCCCAGTTTGGGACTGGAGAAAGCAGAGTTGGGGGGGCGCCTGGACCAGCTGGGAACTGGGagagaggggtttgggggggaccTGGACCAGTTTGA
- the CBX5 gene encoding chromobox protein homolog 5 isoform X1 has protein sequence MRGARPAAPARCGRFWRAERGAAAARSGGRTAADGPAPEPLPAQSGGCAMGRRSRRAADSSSSGEEEEYVVEKVLDRRVVRGQAEYLLKWKGFSEEHNTWEPEKNLDCPELISQFLRKDRRMRDMRDVRDSEGTRPRERPEGAKRKGLPGEDGRAKKKRESNDIARGFERGLEPEKIIGATDSCGDLMFLMKWKDTDEADLVLAKEANLKCPQIVIAFYEERLTWHAYPEDSEPKERDPPRS, from the exons ATGCGCggagcgcggccggcggcgCCTGCGCGCTGCGGGCGGTTTTGGCGGGCGGAGCGCGGAGCGGCGGCAGCTCGAAGCGGCGGCCGAACCGCGGCGGACGGGCCCGCGCCGGAGCCGCTCCCCGCGCAG AGCGGTGGCTGCGCTATGGGCAGGAGGAGCCGGCGGGCAGCCGACAGCTCGTCCtcgggggaggaggaggagtatGTGGTGGAGAAGGTTCTGGACCGGCGCGTGGTGAGGGGCCAGGCCGAGTACCTGCTCAAGTGGAAGGGCTTCTCCGA gGAGCACAACACGTGGGAGCCCGAGAAGAACCTGGACTGCCCCGAGCTGATCTCGCAGTTCCTGCGCAAGGACCGCAGGATGAGGGACATGAGGGACGTgagggacagcgaggggacGCGGCCCCGCGAGCGCCCCGAGGGCGCCAAGCGCAAGGGACTGCCCGGAGAGGACGGCAGGGCCAAGAAGAAGAGggag agcAACGACATCGCCCGCGGCTTCGAGCGGGGGCTGGAGCCCGAGAAGATCATCGGGGCCACCGACTCCTGCGGGGACCTCATGTTCCTCATGAAGTG gAAGGACACGGACGAGGCTGACCTGGTGCTGGCCAAGGAGGCCAACCTCAAGTGTCCCCAGATTGTCATCGCGTTCTACGAGGAGCGTCTGACGTGGCACGCGTACCCCGAGGACAGCGAGCCCAAGGAGCGGGACCCCCCCCGcagctga
- the SMUG1 gene encoding single-strand selective monofunctional uracil DNA glycosylase isoform X5 produces the protein MNPGPFGMAQTGVPFGEAWHVREWLRVSGSVLRPPHEHPKRPVLGLRCPRAEVSGARFWGLIRSLCPDPRAFFRHCFVHNLCPLLFLAASGRNVAPPELRAAERERLLAPCGAALAAAVRALRVRLVVALGRVAELRARRALRDAGMAVPVAWIPHPSPRNPRANRGWEGEARERLRELGVLRLLGVRDGGDAGTEGLELLGTGENGAGGSLDQLDQFGTGKNGAGGSLDQLGTGESGAGGSLDQLGTGENGAGGSLGQFGTGENGAGGSLDQFGTGKNGAGGSLDQFGAGENGVGGSLPQFGTGENGVGGHLDQLGTGENGAGGSLDQFGTGECGVGGSLPQFGTGESGAGGGLDQFGTGECGVGGGLDQFGTGENGAGGSLDQLGTGENGVGASLDQFGTGEKGMRGSLPQFGTGESRVGGAPGPAGNWERGVWGGPGPV, from the exons ATGAACCCCGGGCCCTTTGGGATGGCGCAGACCGGG GTGCCGTTCGGCGAGGCGTGGCACGTCCGCGAGTGGCTGCGGGTGTCGGGCTCGGTGCTGCGGCCGCCCCACGAGCACCCCAAGCGCCCGGTGCTGGGGCTGCGCTGCCCGCGGGCCGAGGTGAGCGGCGCCCGCTTCTGGGGGCTCATCCGCAGCCTCTGCCCCGACCCCCGCGCCTTCTTCCGCCACTGCTTCGTGCACAACCTCTGCCCGCTGCTCTTCCTCGCCGCCTCGGGCCGCAACGTGGCCCCTCCGGAGCTGCGGGCGGCGGAGCGGGAGCGGCTGCTGGCGCCGTGCGGGGCCGCGCTCGCCGCCGCcgtgcgggcgctgcgggtGCGCCTGGTGGTGGCGCTGGGCCGCGTGGCCGAGCTGCGGGCGCGCCGGGCGCTGCGGGACGCGGGCATGGCCGTGCCCGTGGCCTGGATCCCGCACCCGTCCCCGCGGAACCCCCGCGCCAACCGCGGCTGGGAGGGGGAGGCGCGGGAGAGGCTgcgggagctgggggtgctgcggCTCTTGGGGGTGCGGGACGGGGGGGATGCAGGGACGGAAGGGTTGGAGCTGTTGGGGactggggaaaatggggctggggggtccctggACCAGTTGGACCAGTTTGGgactgggaaaaatggggctggggggtccctggACCAGTTGGGGACTGGGGaaagtggggctggggggagccTGGACCAGTTGGGGactggggaaaatggggctggggggtccctgggccAGTTTGGGactggggaaaatggggctggggggagccTGGACCAGTTTGGgactgggaaaaatggggctggggggtcctTGGATCAGTTTGGGGCTGGGGAAAATGGAGTTGGAGGGTCCTTGCCCCAGTTTGGGACTGGGGAAAATGGAGTTGGGGGGCACCTGGACCAGTTGGGGactggggaaaatggggctggggggagccTGGACCAGTTTGGGACTGGGGAATGTGGAGTTGGAGGGTCCTTGCCCCAGTTTGGGACTGGGGAaagtggggctggagggggccTGGACCAGTTTGGAACTGGGGAATGTGGAGTTGGAGGGGGCCTGGACCAGTTTGGAactggggaaaatggggctggggggagccTGGACCAGTTGGGGACTGGGGAAAATGGAGTTGGGGCATCCCTGGACCAGTTTGGGACTGGGGAAAAGGGGATGAGGGGGTCCCTGCCCCAGTTTGGGACTGGAGAAAGCAGAGTTGGGGGGGCGCCTGGACCAGCTGGGAACTGGGagagaggggtttgggggggaccTGGACCAGTTTGA
- the SMUG1 gene encoding single-strand selective monofunctional uracil DNA glycosylase isoform X1, with translation MGNSARRQRTGAARGARREGEGAEPAGAGGGARSAEDAARARGPLCHLPCPRRRWGMEREEEEEEAEEGAGAAAEEGAGAAGADDAGAEDDEDDEDDEDDEEGVAGRFLALQRALSERLRALPPPGPPVAVVYAPLEYAWELHRSFVRRFLRSPKAVLFLGMNPGPFGMAQTGVPFGEAWHVREWLRVSGSVLRPPHEHPKRPVLGLRCPRAEVSGARFWGLIRSLCPDPRAFFRHCFVHNLCPLLFLAASGRNVAPPELRAAERERLLAPCGAALAAAVRALRVRLVVALGRVAELRARRALRDAGMAVPVAWIPHPSPRNPRANRGWEGEARERLRELGVLRLLGVRDGGDAGTEGLELLGTGENGAGGSLDQLDQFGTGKNGAGGSLDQLGTGESGAGGSLDQLGTGENGAGGSLGQFGTGENGAGGSLDQFGTGKNGAGGSLDQFGAGENGVGGSLPQFGTGENGVGGHLDQLGTGENGAGGSLDQFGTGECGVGGSLPQFGTGESGAGGGLDQFGTGECGVGGGLDQFGTGENGAGGSLDQLGTGENGVGASLDQFGTGEKGMRGSLPQFGTGESRVGGAPGPAGNWERGVWGGPGPV, from the exons ATGGGAAACTCCGCGCGCAGACAAAGGACCGGGGCCGCGCGCGGGGCACGCCGGGAAGGGGAGGGGGCGGAGCCTGCCggggcagggggcggggccCGGAGCGCGGAGGACGCGGCGCGTGCTCGAG GTCCCCTCTGTCACCTCCCCTGTCCCCGCAGGCGATGGGGGATggagcgggaggaggaggaggaggaggcggaggaaggagccggggctgcggcTGAGGAAGGAGCGGGGGCTGCGGGAGCCGATGATGCTGGTgctgaggatgatgaggatgatgaggatgatgaggatgatgaggaagGCGTGGCGGGCCGGTTCCTGGCGCTCCAGCGCGCTCTCTCCGAGCGGCTccgggcgctgccgccgccgggCCCGCCCGTGGCCGTGGTGTACGCGCCGCTCGAGTACGCGTGGGAGCTGCACCGGAGCTTCGTGCGCCGCTTCCTGCGCTCGCCCAAGGCCGTGCTGTTCCTGGGCATGAACCCCGGGCCCTTCGGGATGGCACAGACCGGG GTGCCGTTCGGCGAGGCGTGGCACGTCCGCGAGTGGCTGCGGGTGTCGGGCTCGGTGCTGCGGCCGCCCCACGAGCACCCCAAGCGCCCGGTGCTGGGGCTGCGCTGCCCGCGGGCCGAGGTGAGCGGCGCCCGCTTCTGGGGGCTCATCCGCAGCCTCTGCCCCGACCCCCGCGCCTTCTTCCGCCACTGCTTCGTGCACAACCTCTGCCCGCTGCTCTTCCTCGCCGCCTCGGGCCGCAACGTGGCCCCTCCGGAGCTGCGGGCGGCGGAGCGGGAGCGGCTGCTGGCGCCGTGCGGGGCCGCGCTCGCCGCCGCcgtgcgggcgctgcgggtGCGCCTGGTGGTGGCGCTGGGCCGCGTGGCCGAGCTGCGGGCGCGCCGGGCGCTGCGGGACGCGGGCATGGCCGTGCCCGTGGCCTGGATCCCGCACCCGTCCCCGCGGAACCCCCGCGCCAACCGCGGCTGGGAGGGGGAGGCGCGGGAGAGGCTgcgggagctgggggtgctgcggCTCTTGGGGGTGCGGGACGGGGGGGATGCAGGGACGGAAGGGTTGGAGCTGTTGGGGactggggaaaatggggctggggggtccctggACCAGTTGGACCAGTTTGGgactgggaaaaatggggctggggggtccctggACCAGTTGGGGACTGGGGaaagtggggctggggggagccTGGACCAGTTGGGGactggggaaaatggggctggggggtccctgggccAGTTTGGGactggggaaaatggggctggggggagccTGGACCAGTTTGGgactgggaaaaatggggctggggggtcctTGGATCAGTTTGGGGCTGGGGAAAATGGAGTTGGAGGGTCCTTGCCCCAGTTTGGGACTGGGGAAAATGGAGTTGGGGGGCACCTGGACCAGTTGGGGactggggaaaatggggctggggggagccTGGACCAGTTTGGGACTGGGGAATGTGGAGTTGGAGGGTCCTTGCCCCAGTTTGGGACTGGGGAaagtggggctggagggggccTGGACCAGTTTGGAACTGGGGAATGTGGAGTTGGAGGGGGCCTGGACCAGTTTGGAactggggaaaatggggctggggggagccTGGACCAGTTGGGGACTGGGGAAAATGGAGTTGGGGCATCCCTGGACCAGTTTGGGACTGGGGAAAAGGGGATGAGGGGGTCCCTGCCCCAGTTTGGGACTGGAGAAAGCAGAGTTGGGGGGGCGCCTGGACCAGCTGGGAACTGGGagagaggggtttgggggggaccTGGACCAGTTTGA
- the SMUG1 gene encoding single-strand selective monofunctional uracil DNA glycosylase isoform X3, with protein MNPGPFGMAQTGVPFGEAWHVREWLRVSGSVLRPPHEHPKRPVLGLRCPRAEVSGARFWGLIRSLCPDPRAFFRHCFVHNLCPLLFLAASGRNVAPPELRAAERERLLAPCGAALAAAVRALRVRLVVALGRVAELRARRALRDAGMAVPVAWIPHPSPRNPRANRGWEGEARERLRELGVLRLLGVRDGGDAGTEGLELLGTGENGAGGSLDQLDQFGTGKNGAGGSLDQLGTGESGAGGSLDQLGTGENGAGGSLGQFGTGENGAGGSLDQFGTGKNGAGGSLDQFGAGENGVGGSLPQFGTGENGVGGHLDQLGTGENGAGGSLDQFGTGECGVGGSLPQFGTGESGAGGGLDQFGTGECGVGGGLDQFGTGENGAGGSLDQLGTGENGVGASLDQFGTGEKGMRGSLPQFGTGESRVGGAPGPAGNWERGVWGGPGPV; from the exons ATGAACCCCGGGCCCTTCGGGATGGCACAGACCGGG GTGCCGTTCGGCGAGGCGTGGCACGTCCGCGAGTGGCTGCGGGTGTCGGGCTCGGTGCTGCGGCCGCCCCACGAGCACCCCAAGCGCCCGGTGCTGGGGCTGCGCTGCCCGCGGGCCGAGGTGAGCGGCGCCCGCTTCTGGGGGCTCATCCGCAGCCTCTGCCCCGACCCCCGCGCCTTCTTCCGCCACTGCTTCGTGCACAACCTCTGCCCGCTGCTCTTCCTCGCCGCCTCGGGCCGCAACGTGGCCCCTCCGGAGCTGCGGGCGGCGGAGCGGGAGCGGCTGCTGGCGCCGTGCGGGGCCGCGCTCGCCGCCGCcgtgcgggcgctgcgggtGCGCCTGGTGGTGGCGCTGGGCCGCGTGGCCGAGCTGCGGGCGCGCCGGGCGCTGCGGGACGCGGGCATGGCCGTGCCCGTGGCCTGGATCCCGCACCCGTCCCCGCGGAACCCCCGCGCCAACCGCGGCTGGGAGGGGGAGGCGCGGGAGAGGCTgcgggagctgggggtgctgcggCTCTTGGGGGTGCGGGACGGGGGGGATGCAGGGACGGAAGGGTTGGAGCTGTTGGGGactggggaaaatggggctggggggtccctggACCAGTTGGACCAGTTTGGgactgggaaaaatggggctggggggtccctggACCAGTTGGGGACTGGGGaaagtggggctggggggagccTGGACCAGTTGGGGactggggaaaatggggctggggggtccctgggccAGTTTGGGactggggaaaatggggctggggggagccTGGACCAGTTTGGgactgggaaaaatggggctggggggtcctTGGATCAGTTTGGGGCTGGGGAAAATGGAGTTGGAGGGTCCTTGCCCCAGTTTGGGACTGGGGAAAATGGAGTTGGGGGGCACCTGGACCAGTTGGGGactggggaaaatggggctggggggagccTGGACCAGTTTGGGACTGGGGAATGTGGAGTTGGAGGGTCCTTGCCCCAGTTTGGGACTGGGGAaagtggggctggagggggccTGGACCAGTTTGGAACTGGGGAATGTGGAGTTGGAGGGGGCCTGGACCAGTTTGGAactggggaaaatggggctggggggagccTGGACCAGTTGGGGACTGGGGAAAATGGAGTTGGGGCATCCCTGGACCAGTTTGGGACTGGGGAAAAGGGGATGAGGGGGTCCCTGCCCCAGTTTGGGACTGGAGAAAGCAGAGTTGGGGGGGCGCCTGGACCAGCTGGGAACTGGGagagaggggtttgggggggaccTGGACCAGTTTGA
- the SMUG1 gene encoding single-strand selective monofunctional uracil DNA glycosylase isoform X4, which produces MNPGPFGMAQTGVPFGEAWHVREWLRVSGSVLRPPHEHPKRPVLGLRCPRAEVSGARFWGLIRSLCPDPRAFFRHCFVHNLCPLLFLAASGRNVAPPELRAAERERLLAPCGAALAAAVRALRVRLVVALGRVAELRARRALRDAGMAVPVAWIPHPSPRNPRANRGWEGEARERLRELGVLRLLGVRDGGDAGTEGLELLGTGENGAGGSLDQLDQFGTGKNGAGGSLDQLGTGESGAGGSLDQLGTGENGAGGSLGQFGTGENGAGGSLDQFGTGKNGAGGSLDQFGAGENGVGGSLPQFGTGENGVGGHLDQLGTGENGAGGSLDQFGTGECGVGGSLPQFGTGESGAGGGLDQFGTGECGVGGGLDQFGTGENGAGGSLDQLGTGENGVGASLDQFGTGEKGMRGSLPQFGTGESRVGGAPGPAGNWERGVWGGPGPV; this is translated from the exons ATGAACCCCGGGCCCTTCGGGATGGCGCAGACCGGG GTGCCGTTCGGCGAGGCGTGGCACGTCCGCGAGTGGCTGCGGGTGTCGGGCTCGGTGCTGCGGCCGCCCCACGAGCACCCCAAGCGCCCGGTGCTGGGGCTGCGCTGCCCGCGGGCCGAGGTGAGCGGCGCCCGCTTCTGGGGGCTCATCCGCAGCCTCTGCCCCGACCCCCGCGCCTTCTTCCGCCACTGCTTCGTGCACAACCTCTGCCCGCTGCTCTTCCTCGCCGCCTCGGGCCGCAACGTGGCCCCTCCGGAGCTGCGGGCGGCGGAGCGGGAGCGGCTGCTGGCGCCGTGCGGGGCCGCGCTCGCCGCCGCcgtgcgggcgctgcgggtGCGCCTGGTGGTGGCGCTGGGCCGCGTGGCCGAGCTGCGGGCGCGCCGGGCGCTGCGGGACGCGGGCATGGCCGTGCCCGTGGCCTGGATCCCGCACCCGTCCCCGCGGAACCCCCGCGCCAACCGCGGCTGGGAGGGGGAGGCGCGGGAGAGGCTgcgggagctgggggtgctgcggCTCTTGGGGGTGCGGGACGGGGGGGATGCAGGGACGGAAGGGTTGGAGCTGTTGGGGactggggaaaatggggctggggggtccctggACCAGTTGGACCAGTTTGGgactgggaaaaatggggctggggggtccctggACCAGTTGGGGACTGGGGaaagtggggctggggggagccTGGACCAGTTGGGGactggggaaaatggggctggggggtccctgggccAGTTTGGGactggggaaaatggggctggggggagccTGGACCAGTTTGGgactgggaaaaatggggctggggggtcctTGGATCAGTTTGGGGCTGGGGAAAATGGAGTTGGAGGGTCCTTGCCCCAGTTTGGGACTGGGGAAAATGGAGTTGGGGGGCACCTGGACCAGTTGGGGactggggaaaatggggctggggggagccTGGACCAGTTTGGGACTGGGGAATGTGGAGTTGGAGGGTCCTTGCCCCAGTTTGGGACTGGGGAaagtggggctggagggggccTGGACCAGTTTGGAACTGGGGAATGTGGAGTTGGAGGGGGCCTGGACCAGTTTGGAactggggaaaatggggctggggggagccTGGACCAGTTGGGGACTGGGGAAAATGGAGTTGGGGCATCCCTGGACCAGTTTGGGACTGGGGAAAAGGGGATGAGGGGGTCCCTGCCCCAGTTTGGGACTGGAGAAAGCAGAGTTGGGGGGGCGCCTGGACCAGCTGGGAACTGGGagagaggggtttgggggggaccTGGACCAGTTTGA
- the CBX5 gene encoding chromobox protein homolog 5 isoform X2, producing the protein MGRRSRRAADSSSSGEEEEYVVEKVLDRRVVRGQAEYLLKWKGFSEEHNTWEPEKNLDCPELISQFLRKDRRMRDMRDVRDSEGTRPRERPEGAKRKGLPGEDGRAKKKRESNDIARGFERGLEPEKIIGATDSCGDLMFLMKWKDTDEADLVLAKEANLKCPQIVIAFYEERLTWHAYPEDSEPKERDPPRS; encoded by the exons ATGGGCAGGAGGAGCCGGCGGGCAGCCGACAGCTCGTCCtcgggggaggaggaggagtatGTGGTGGAGAAGGTTCTGGACCGGCGCGTGGTGAGGGGCCAGGCCGAGTACCTGCTCAAGTGGAAGGGCTTCTCCGA gGAGCACAACACGTGGGAGCCCGAGAAGAACCTGGACTGCCCCGAGCTGATCTCGCAGTTCCTGCGCAAGGACCGCAGGATGAGGGACATGAGGGACGTgagggacagcgaggggacGCGGCCCCGCGAGCGCCCCGAGGGCGCCAAGCGCAAGGGACTGCCCGGAGAGGACGGCAGGGCCAAGAAGAAGAGggag agcAACGACATCGCCCGCGGCTTCGAGCGGGGGCTGGAGCCCGAGAAGATCATCGGGGCCACCGACTCCTGCGGGGACCTCATGTTCCTCATGAAGTG gAAGGACACGGACGAGGCTGACCTGGTGCTGGCCAAGGAGGCCAACCTCAAGTGTCCCCAGATTGTCATCGCGTTCTACGAGGAGCGTCTGACGTGGCACGCGTACCCCGAGGACAGCGAGCCCAAGGAGCGGGACCCCCCCCGcagctga
- the SMUG1 gene encoding single-strand selective monofunctional uracil DNA glycosylase isoform X6, with product MAQTGVPFGEAWHVREWLRVSGSVLRPPHEHPKRPVLGLRCPRAEVSGARFWGLIRSLCPDPRAFFRHCFVHNLCPLLFLAASGRNVAPPELRAAERERLLAPCGAALAAAVRALRVRLVVALGRVAELRARRALRDAGMAVPVAWIPHPSPRNPRANRGWEGEARERLRELGVLRLLGVRDGGDAGTEGLELLGTGENGAGGSLDQLDQFGTGKNGAGGSLDQLGTGESGAGGSLDQLGTGENGAGGSLGQFGTGENGAGGSLDQFGTGKNGAGGSLDQFGAGENGVGGSLPQFGTGENGVGGHLDQLGTGENGAGGSLDQFGTGECGVGGSLPQFGTGESGAGGGLDQFGTGECGVGGGLDQFGTGENGAGGSLDQLGTGENGVGASLDQFGTGEKGMRGSLPQFGTGESRVGGAPGPAGNWERGVWGGPGPV from the exons ATGGCACAGACCGGG GTGCCGTTCGGCGAGGCGTGGCACGTCCGCGAGTGGCTGCGGGTGTCGGGCTCGGTGCTGCGGCCGCCCCACGAGCACCCCAAGCGCCCGGTGCTGGGGCTGCGCTGCCCGCGGGCCGAGGTGAGCGGCGCCCGCTTCTGGGGGCTCATCCGCAGCCTCTGCCCCGACCCCCGCGCCTTCTTCCGCCACTGCTTCGTGCACAACCTCTGCCCGCTGCTCTTCCTCGCCGCCTCGGGCCGCAACGTGGCCCCTCCGGAGCTGCGGGCGGCGGAGCGGGAGCGGCTGCTGGCGCCGTGCGGGGCCGCGCTCGCCGCCGCcgtgcgggcgctgcgggtGCGCCTGGTGGTGGCGCTGGGCCGCGTGGCCGAGCTGCGGGCGCGCCGGGCGCTGCGGGACGCGGGCATGGCCGTGCCCGTGGCCTGGATCCCGCACCCGTCCCCGCGGAACCCCCGCGCCAACCGCGGCTGGGAGGGGGAGGCGCGGGAGAGGCTgcgggagctgggggtgctgcggCTCTTGGGGGTGCGGGACGGGGGGGATGCAGGGACGGAAGGGTTGGAGCTGTTGGGGactggggaaaatggggctggggggtccctggACCAGTTGGACCAGTTTGGgactgggaaaaatggggctggggggtccctggACCAGTTGGGGACTGGGGaaagtggggctggggggagccTGGACCAGTTGGGGactggggaaaatggggctggggggtccctgggccAGTTTGGGactggggaaaatggggctggggggagccTGGACCAGTTTGGgactgggaaaaatggggctggggggtcctTGGATCAGTTTGGGGCTGGGGAAAATGGAGTTGGAGGGTCCTTGCCCCAGTTTGGGACTGGGGAAAATGGAGTTGGGGGGCACCTGGACCAGTTGGGGactggggaaaatggggctggggggagccTGGACCAGTTTGGGACTGGGGAATGTGGAGTTGGAGGGTCCTTGCCCCAGTTTGGGACTGGGGAaagtggggctggagggggccTGGACCAGTTTGGAACTGGGGAATGTGGAGTTGGAGGGGGCCTGGACCAGTTTGGAactggggaaaatggggctggggggagccTGGACCAGTTGGGGACTGGGGAAAATGGAGTTGGGGCATCCCTGGACCAGTTTGGGACTGGGGAAAAGGGGATGAGGGGGTCCCTGCCCCAGTTTGGGACTGGAGAAAGCAGAGTTGGGGGGGCGCCTGGACCAGCTGGGAACTGGGagagaggggtttgggggggaccTGGACCAGTTTGA